In Lates calcarifer isolate ASB-BC8 linkage group LG15, TLL_Latcal_v3, whole genome shotgun sequence, one genomic interval encodes:
- the LOC108888002 gene encoding uncharacterized protein LOC108888002, which yields MYSNKTSMEFIEGSRGIYRPIRVLFDTPIYERALQICWHMPSYKIHIALVAEFLRLQQEKQLSSAVTAEDMTELLMQESKSTLRVQLWEFELEDFDDDEVRPLLKLVWEVNNNMKMRDIEFEARRLLKLPETIPPQFQ from the exons ATGTACAGCAACAAAACATCTATGGAGTTTATTGAAGGAAGCAGAGGCATCTACAGACCCATCAGG GTCTTGTTTGACACACCTATTTATGAGCGGGCTCTGCAGATCTGCTGGCACATGCCCTCCTACAAGATTCAT ATTGCACTGGTGGCTGAATTTTTGAGGCTTCAGCAGGAAAAACAGCTCTCATCTGCTGTGACTGCTGAAGACATGACTGAGCTTCTGATGCAGGAGAGCAAAAGCACACTGAGAGTGCA ACTCTGGGAGTTTGAACTGGAGGACTTTGATGACGATGAGGTCAGACCTCTTCTCAAGCTG GTGTGGGAAGTGAACAACAACATGAAGATGAGGGACATTGAGTTTGAAGCCAGAAGGCTGCTCAAGTTACCAGAGACCATCCCTCCTCAGTTTCAGTGA